The genomic region GGGGTTCCATAGGTCTCCTCACCCCGAAGGGGTTCAATAGGTCGCCTCACCCCGAAGGGGTCCCATAGGTCAGCCCAAGGCAACGCCTTGGGTGTCGAGCAACCACGAAACCGCCCCCCCTACCCCGATGGGGTTCAATAGGTCTCCTCACCCCGAAGAGGGGTCCCATAGGTCAGCCCAAGGCAACGCCTTGGGTATCGAGCAACCACGAAACCACCCCCTACCCCGAAGGGGTTCCATAAGCGCTGGTCTCAATCCCAAACGTACCGCTCGTCAAACACCACGCCGTGTCTCCTCAACAACGCGCGCAACTTGTCCTGGAACGTCATCGTTCTGTGGTGCGCCTCCTGACCGGCGATGTACGCGCGCACCCGGCCGACATTCGAATGACTCACCGAAAACGCGCCGTACCCGCCTTGCCACTGGAACAACGCGAATTGGCCGCCCTTCGTCTTGATCCATTTCGAGGAGACGCGCTTGACGTCGCCGATCACCTCCGCCAAGGCGCGCGTACGCGACCATGCGCAGAGCGCGTGCACATGGTCGCGTACGCCGCCGATCGCGAGCGCGCGGCAATCGTGCCCCGTGAACGCCGTGGCCAGGTAGGCATGCATCTGAGGACGGATATCGGCGTTTTGGAGGAAGGCGATCCGGTCTTTCGTCGAGAACACGACGTGGAGGTAGACCTGCGCGAGCGATTGCGGCATCGAGGCGCGCTCCTATGGAACCCTTTCAGGGTATGGGTTTCCTTTCCACCCATCGTAACCCAGGGCGTCGTCGTGCCCCGTTTCGGGGCACGCCTCTGCCCTGGGCTATCCTATGAAGCCCCTTCGGGGCATGACAAGGCAGCAACCCTCGTCCTTTCCTGCAACGCCCGCCCCAACGCCCTGAAAGGGCGCGATATGCCAGCCCAGGGCGCGCGCCCCAACGGGGCGCGGACGCCCTGGGTCCAAGGCAACGCAAAACCAACCCCTACCCTGAAGGGGTTCCATACGCTCGACGCCGACCGGCTCGTCATCGAGCCGTTCGACTTCGGCCTGAGGGAATCCACAGCGGAGAGGGTGCGCGTGAGGGGCGGCACGATCAAAGGGCCGTGGCGCGCGCGCAGGACGGACTCGGCGCCGAGGGGCCTTACCGTCAGCGTCAACGGCAAGCGCCGCGCACACGCCGACACGCTGACGCGGCTCGAGGTGAGTCTCTGACGTGGTGAATGGACGGGTGACATCGCCCGGCGTAGTGGACGCCGGCCGACGCCCTAGACGCGGGCCGCATGCTGGGCAAGTGCGCCGCGCATCTCGGTCACCGCTGCATCGGGCACACAGGGCTCGCCCACGCACACCGACGGCAGTGGGCCGACGTGCGGGAAACGGGCACTCAGTTCCTCGAGCGTGTGCTCGGCGAGTTCCTTGGCCGGCATCTGGACGAGCACACACTCGGCCTCGAGGGGGAACGACATGGCGTTGGGCCTCAAGAGCAGCACATCGAACCGGGCCTGCTCGAAGTAGAGCAGCAGCGGGTGGAACGGCCCCGGGTGCGCTGAGATAAACACAAGCTTCGGTGGCTCGCTGTCAATCGGGACGGCGTGAGCGATGTGGATCGAGCGCGTCTTGGGCGCGTCGTCCTCCTCCGCGTCGCTGCCGGAGAACAGCGCGCGCACTGAGAGGATCTCGTCGCGCCCGTTCGCGGCGATCTCGCGGATCCGGCCCTCGTTGGCCGGGAGGAAGTCCCACACCGACGGCGGCACAGCGCGCACAACGGGGTTGCCGCTCGCGCCATAGCCCCACGCCTTGGCCATCTCGTCAGCAACCATCACGAGCGCACAGAGCACGTCGGGAGCCTCGGCAGCATGGTGCTGTTCGATGGCGGCGACAAGCGGTCCGGGGAAGCGCCACTTCCGGGCCACGGCCGCCCCGGCGACGCAGTGGTCGAAGCCGAGGATCGCCTCCTCGCACGCCGCCAGCGGCAGGCCCTTGGTCTCGGACATGCGCAGCGCCTTGCCGAACTCCTCGGGGAAGTACTTGTCGAGCACGACGCGCCCCAAGTCATGCAGCAGCCCAGCCACGAACGCCTCGTCCGGCTTCTTGAACTTCGCAGCCCCCGCCAGCTCCTTGGCAAGCACCCCCACGCTCACGGCGTGCTCCCAGAACGCTCGACGGTCAAACTGCGAACGGGCGTCGCAACCCCGGAGCGATTCGTAGGTGCACACCGCGATTGCCGTGTTGCGCAGCGCGTCCATGCCGAGGATCACCGCGGCGTGGTGAATCGTCGAGACGCGGTTCGACAGCGCAAAGAAGGCCGAGTTGACCAGCTTGAGCATCCGGGCCGTCAGCGACTGGTCGGTGCGGATCACGTCCTCGACCATCGCCATCGTGGCATTCGGATCTTTGCACACTTCGACAAGCTCGTAGACCACGGTCGGCAGCGACGGCAACTGCTCAATGCGCCCGACCAGGATCTCCAGCGTGCTCGTTGACACCAGAACCACTCCTTTTCGGATTGTTTGCGGCTCCGGGTCTCCCCACACGTAGACCCATGGGAGGTATCGGCGCGCCCGAGGTGCGTCTTGAGGACAATGTGGTCCCGGCAAGCACACGCCTACACCATCTGATGCGCCCGCGCCTCTTCATCGCGCGATTGGATTCGATCCAGACCCACGAGCGGGGCGCGCCCGCAGTCGGGGGCTGCATCGAGCGCCACCTGGGGGCGGCCGACGGCTTCGGATCGCGCGGCAACATTTCCCTCAACTCGACCGGCCCCGGCGACGATACCCAACCTGAAGACCAATTGCATGGGCCCCAAGGCCCCGAGGGAACCGATGCGCGAAACGATTCTGCTGGTCGACGACGACCAACTGCTGCGTCAGATGTACGAGCAGTGCCTATCCAGCGACGAGTATGAAGTAGTCACCGCCGCCGACGGCGAGGCGTGCCTTCGCGCCCTCGAAGACTGCCGGCCCCAAGCCATTGTGCTCGACTTGGTGATGCCCGGCGGCCTCGATGGCTT from Verrucomicrobiota bacterium harbors:
- a CDS encoding transposase, with the translated sequence MPQSLAQVYLHVVFSTKDRIAFLQNADIRPQMHAYLATAFTGHDCRALAIGGVRDHVHALCAWSRTRALAEVIGDVKRVSSKWIKTKGGQFALFQWQGGYGAFSVSHSNVGRVRAYIAGQEAHHRTMTFQDKLRALLRRHGVVFDERYVWD
- a CDS encoding HDOD domain-containing protein, with product MSTSTLEILVGRIEQLPSLPTVVYELVEVCKDPNATMAMVEDVIRTDQSLTARMLKLVNSAFFALSNRVSTIHHAAVILGMDALRNTAIAVCTYESLRGCDARSQFDRRAFWEHAVSVGVLAKELAGAAKFKKPDEAFVAGLLHDLGRVVLDKYFPEEFGKALRMSETKGLPLAACEEAILGFDHCVAGAAVARKWRFPGPLVAAIEQHHAAEAPDVLCALVMVADEMAKAWGYGASGNPVVRAVPPSVWDFLPANEGRIREIAANGRDEILSVRALFSGSDAEEDDAPKTRSIHIAHAVPIDSEPPKLVFISAHPGPFHPLLLYFEQARFDVLLLRPNAMSFPLEAECVLVQMPAKELAEHTLEELSARFPHVGPLPSVCVGEPCVPDAAVTEMRGALAQHAARV